In a single window of the Dasypus novemcinctus isolate mDasNov1 chromosome Y, mDasNov1.1.hap2, whole genome shotgun sequence genome:
- the LOC139438391 gene encoding heterogeneous nuclear ribonucleoprotein M-like isoform X1, which translates to MVAGVEAAAEVAATEPKMEEESSAPGVPSGNGAPGPKGEGEQPTQNEKRKEKNIKRGGNRFEPYANPTKRYRAFITNIPFDVKWQSLKDLVKEKVGEVTYVELLMDAEGKSRGCAVVEFKMEESMKKAAEVLNKHSLSGRPLKVKEDPDGEHARRTMQKAGRLGSTVFVANLDYKVGWKKLKEVFSMAGVVVRADILEDKDGKSRGIGTVTFEQSIEAVQAISMFNGQLLFDRPMHVKMDERALPKGDFFPPERPQQLPHGLGGIGMGLGPGGQPIDANHLNKGIGMGNIGPAGMGMEGIGFEINKMGGMEGPFGGGMENMGRFGSGMNMGRINGGGGGSVPGIERMGPGIDRIGGAGMERMGAGLGHGMDRVGSKIERMGLVMDCMGSVERMGSGIERMGPLGFDHMASSIERMGQTMERIGSGMERMGAGMGFGLERMAAPIDRVGQTIEHMGSGVERMGPAIERMGLSMERMVPAGMGAGLERMGPVMDRMATGLERLGANNLERMSLERMGANSLERMGLERMGANSLERMGPALGPALGAGIERMGLAMGGGGGASFDRAIEMERGNFGGSFAGSFGGAGAHAPGVARKACQIFVRNLPFDFTWKMLKDKFNECGHVLYADIKMENGKSKGCGVVKFESPEVAERACRMMNGMKLSGREIDVRIDRNA; encoded by the exons ATGGTGGCAGGGGTCGAAGCGGCGGCCGAGGTGGCGGCGACGGAGCCCAAAATGGAGGAGGAGAGCAGCGCGCCCGGCGTGCCGAGCGGCAACGGGGCTCCAGGCCCCAAGGGTGAAGGGGAACAGCCTACTCAGaatgagaagaggaaggagaaaaacataaagaGAGGAGGCAATCGCTTTGAGCCATATGCCAATCCAACTAAAAGATACAGAGCCTTCATTACAAACATACCTTTTGATGTGAAATGGCAGTCACTTAAAGATCTGGTTAAAGAAAAAGTTGGTGAGGTAACATACGTGGAGCTCTTAATGGACGCTGAAGGAAAGTCAAGGGGATGTGCTGTTGTTGAGTTCAAGATGGAAGAGAGCATGAAAAAAGCTGCTGAAGTTCTAAACAAGCATAGTCTGAGTGGAAGACCACTGAAAGTCAAAGAAGATCCTGATGGTGAACATGCCAGGAGAACAATGCAAAAA GCTGGAAGACTTGGAAGCACAGTATTTGTAGCAAATCTGGATTATAAAGTTGGCTGGAAGAAACTGAAGGAAGTATTTAGTATGGCTGGTGTGGTGGTCCGAGCAGACATTCTTGAAGATAAAGATGGAAAAAGTCGTGGAATTGGCACTGTTACTTTTGAACAGTCCATTGAAGCTGTGCAAGCTATATCTATGTTTAATGGCCAGCTGCTATTTGATAGACCAATGCATGTGAAAATGGATGAAAGGGCCTTACCAAAGGGAGATTTTTTCCCTCCTGAACGTCCTCAACAACTTCCCCATGGACTTGGTGGTATTGGCATGGGCTTAGGACCAGGAGGGCAGCCTATTGATGCCAATCACCTGAATAaaggcattggaatgggaaacaTAGGACCTGCAGGAATGGGAATGGAAGGCATAggatttgaaataaataaaatgggaggCATGGAGGGACCCTTTGGTGGTGGTATGGAAAACATGGGTCGATTTGGATCTGGGATGAACATGGGCAGAATAAACGGTGGAGGTGGAGGCAGTGTCCCCGGCATTGAGAGGATGGGCCCTGGCATTGACCGCATTGGTGGTGCCGGCATGGAGCGCATGGGCGCAGGCCTGGGCCACGGCATGGATCGTGTGGGCTCCAAGATTGAGCGCATGGGCCTGGTCATGGACTGCATGGGCTCAGTGGAGCGCATGGGCTCCGGCATTGAGCGCATGGGCCCCCTGGGCTTCGACCACATGGCCTCCAGCATCGAGCGCATGGGCCAGACCATGGAGCGCATTGGCTCAGGCATGGAGCGCATGGGTGCCGGCATGGGCTTCGGCCTTGAGCGTATGGCTGCGCCCATTGACCGTGTGGGCCAGACCATTGAGCACATGGGCTCTGGCGTGGAGCGCATGGGCCCTGCCATCGAGCGCATGGGCCTGAGCATGGAGCGCATGGTGCCCGCAGGAATGGGGGCTGGCCTGGAGCGCATGGGCCCTGTGATGGATCGCATGGCCACTGGCCTGGAGCGCCTAGGCGCCAACAACCTGGAGCGCATGAGTCTGGAGCGCATGGGCGCCAACAGCCTGGAGCGCATGGGCCTGGAGCGCATGGGCGCCAACAGCCTCGAGCGCATGGGCCCTGCCCTGGGTCCTGCTCTGGGTGCCGGCATTGAGCGCATGGGCCTGGCCATgggcggtggtggtggtgccAGCTTTGATCGTGCCATCGAGATGGAGCGTGGCAATTTTGGAGGAAGCTTTGCTGGTTCCTTTGGTGGAGCTGGAGCCCATGCCCCTGGGGTGGCCAGGAAGGCCTGCCAGATCTTTGTGAGAAATCTACCATTTGATTTTACATGGAAAATGTTAAAAGACAAATTCAACGAATGTGGCCACGTGCTATATGCCGACATCAAGATGGAGAATGGGAAATCCAAGGGGTGCGGTGTGGTTAAGTTTGAGTCACCAGAGGTGGCTGAGAGAGCCTGCCGGATGatgaatggaatgaaactgagTGGCCGAGAGATTGATGTTCGAATTGATAGAAATGCTTAA
- the LOC139438391 gene encoding heterogeneous nuclear ribonucleoprotein M-like isoform X2: MEESMKKAAEVLNKHSLSGRPLKVKEDPDGEHARRTMQKVMATTGGMGMGPGGPGMINIPPSIINNPNIPNEIIHALQAGRLGSTVFVANLDYKVGWKKLKEVFSMAGVVVRADILEDKDGKSRGIGTVTFEQSIEAVQAISMFNGQLLFDRPMHVKMDERALPKGDFFPPERPQQLPHGLGGIGMGLGPGGQPIDANHLNKGIGMGNIGPAGMGMEGIGFEINKMGGMEGPFGGGMENMGRFGSGMNMGRINGGGGGSVPGIERMGPGIDRIGGAGMERMGAGLGHGMDRVGSKIERMGLVMDCMGSVERMGSGIERMGPLGFDHMASSIERMGQTMERIGSGMERMGAGMGFGLERMAAPIDRVGQTIEHMGSGVERMGPAIERMGLSMERMVPAGMGAGLERMGPVMDRMATGLERLGANNLERMSLERMGANSLERMGLERMGANSLERMGPALGPALGAGIERMGLAMGGGGGASFDRAIEMERGNFGGSFAGSFGGAGAHAPGVARKACQIFVRNLPFDFTWKMLKDKFNECGHVLYADIKMENGKSKGCGVVKFESPEVAERACRMMNGMKLSGREIDVRIDRNA, encoded by the coding sequence ATGGAAGAGAGCATGAAAAAAGCTGCTGAAGTTCTAAACAAGCATAGTCTGAGTGGAAGACCACTGAAAGTCAAAGAAGATCCTGATGGTGAACATGCCAGGAGAACAATGCAAAAAGTAATGGCTACGACTGGTGGGATGGGTATGGGACCAGGTGGCCCAGGAATGATTAATATCCCACCCAGTATCATAAATAATCCTAACATCCCAAATGAGATTATCCATGCATTACAGGCTGGAAGACTTGGAAGCACAGTATTTGTAGCAAATCTGGATTATAAAGTTGGCTGGAAGAAACTGAAGGAAGTATTTAGTATGGCTGGTGTGGTGGTCCGAGCAGACATTCTTGAAGATAAAGATGGAAAAAGTCGTGGAATTGGCACTGTTACTTTTGAACAGTCCATTGAAGCTGTGCAAGCTATATCTATGTTTAATGGCCAGCTGCTATTTGATAGACCAATGCATGTGAAAATGGATGAAAGGGCCTTACCAAAGGGAGATTTTTTCCCTCCTGAACGTCCTCAACAACTTCCCCATGGACTTGGTGGTATTGGCATGGGCTTAGGACCAGGAGGGCAGCCTATTGATGCCAATCACCTGAATAaaggcattggaatgggaaacaTAGGACCTGCAGGAATGGGAATGGAAGGCATAggatttgaaataaataaaatgggaggCATGGAGGGACCCTTTGGTGGTGGTATGGAAAACATGGGTCGATTTGGATCTGGGATGAACATGGGCAGAATAAACGGTGGAGGTGGAGGCAGTGTCCCCGGCATTGAGAGGATGGGCCCTGGCATTGACCGCATTGGTGGTGCCGGCATGGAGCGCATGGGCGCAGGCCTGGGCCACGGCATGGATCGTGTGGGCTCCAAGATTGAGCGCATGGGCCTGGTCATGGACTGCATGGGCTCAGTGGAGCGCATGGGCTCCGGCATTGAGCGCATGGGCCCCCTGGGCTTCGACCACATGGCCTCCAGCATCGAGCGCATGGGCCAGACCATGGAGCGCATTGGCTCAGGCATGGAGCGCATGGGTGCCGGCATGGGCTTCGGCCTTGAGCGTATGGCTGCGCCCATTGACCGTGTGGGCCAGACCATTGAGCACATGGGCTCTGGCGTGGAGCGCATGGGCCCTGCCATCGAGCGCATGGGCCTGAGCATGGAGCGCATGGTGCCCGCAGGAATGGGGGCTGGCCTGGAGCGCATGGGCCCTGTGATGGATCGCATGGCCACTGGCCTGGAGCGCCTAGGCGCCAACAACCTGGAGCGCATGAGTCTGGAGCGCATGGGCGCCAACAGCCTGGAGCGCATGGGCCTGGAGCGCATGGGCGCCAACAGCCTCGAGCGCATGGGCCCTGCCCTGGGTCCTGCTCTGGGTGCCGGCATTGAGCGCATGGGCCTGGCCATgggcggtggtggtggtgccAGCTTTGATCGTGCCATCGAGATGGAGCGTGGCAATTTTGGAGGAAGCTTTGCTGGTTCCTTTGGTGGAGCTGGAGCCCATGCCCCTGGGGTGGCCAGGAAGGCCTGCCAGATCTTTGTGAGAAATCTACCATTTGATTTTACATGGAAAATGTTAAAAGACAAATTCAACGAATGTGGCCACGTGCTATATGCCGACATCAAGATGGAGAATGGGAAATCCAAGGGGTGCGGTGTGGTTAAGTTTGAGTCACCAGAGGTGGCTGAGAGAGCCTGCCGGATGatgaatggaatgaaactgagTGGCCGAGAGATTGATGTTCGAATTGATAGAAATGCTTAA